From Phaeodactylum tricornutum CCAP 1055/1 chromosome 11, complete sequence, one genomic window encodes:
- the HSP20C gene encoding heat shock protein Hsp20 (molecular chaperone; located in chloroplast) — protein MASAANSWSFERMPYGILSPMVQHAYSPAERLLRQSYAPTNRELADFSSYPRCEVTDNDEKFELAIAVPGIDSKNIDVSVNDNILSIQGHQESKSGTYSFTSTFSQSYTLDPTVESDKVNANLNNGILVISGPKDLEKLGRRVRKIPILTDSSSLVQSGEQTSDVAQDHKEIKIATNDDTK, from the coding sequence ATGGCCTCTGCGGCTAATTCTTGGAGCTTTGAACGTATGCCTTATGGGATATTGAGTCCGATGGTCCAACATGCCTATTCCCCGGCAGAACGACTTCTTCGCCAGTCCTATGCTCCCACGAATCGCGAATTAGCAGATTTTAGCAGTTATCCACGTTGCGAAGTGACGGACAATGATGAGAAGTTTGAACTTGCTATTGCCGTTCCGGGTATTGATTCTAAGAACATCGATGTCAGTGTCAACGACAACATTCTTTCAATCCAAGGTCACCAAGAATCCAAGAGTGGGACGTATAGCTTCACATCTACATTTTCTCAGAGCTACACGCTAGATCCGACTGTTGAGAGCGACAAGGTCAACGCAAACCTCAACAACGGAATACTCGTTATTTCGGGCCccaaagacttggaaaaGCTAGGGAGGCGAGTTCGAAAGATTCCTATTTTGACCGATAGCTCTAGCCTTGTTCAAAGCGGTGAGCAAACATCTGATGTGGCACAGGATCACAAAGAAATCAAGATTGCAACGAACGACGACACCAAATAG
- a CDS encoding predicted protein has protein sequence MVVAEEGIEKQPALSAVNCNQLQQKAEEHSKDNLDAQRNHDNSFCQDEVNGATQAMIHPVTTALLKRLERDFEQAGKRTVRDCLRSKILPCAPVQSLIQSLLSGSGSSENGSESLTQTTNFITAHDLHDSHVAILNSYLHSIKDDALYHENSTNNTHGKTSLMKPSIWFISRFATVTRFLQFLFELLKVGVNPDPNFLPFDRAQVQKWILEELKALLDVTQSLMVRADTKIHIENASWADCYDSDTTQHWNAFQVGAFVFGSVTRLDHYARSSPPMISPLWKGLCDLVTAVKSSSSDPICHSWLPAGLLCPALYALHSYLEEGLRPLLEAIQAAVFHNEIPSQPQFQLQLRIFSFLTGRVLTLLEHLPLIDPQDDWQSAVIRNMFDVLVTLRGLEPFLQTQMGIDLPYPEHLVPLTEKARRGLESLLWTQVGKERQNNCSSNAGRSLQISTVESSLFRSGESASAPSLCNVSLAFGQILVYHDILENGLTKEFAKDHLLMSVRVCRQLLFFSWPLCFSAFLGEASRSLHDVILRTTRLVSQTLWCCERSDYFCRNEDTCRAQFYSVLVKWLCPVFPQCEKSDTAMLSRAIQNPWTQEVTVTIIALHASAIGESIPPSDESLVTLLIKVLFDLRTRAELRANVASVLFRLWGTDNIGLKFQMEKLLREEYQALRQKYCQAKRKRKRRPSKLVSLQLMTIVTGFLQEIQLPMRSPSEFIARLSPRISYQALMDAVVVIEKSHPFSPRELEPLVQSCVKAWTRIEKSSRGRRRRFVAFVAIVMRIFYENVEETCGGSSTIVLALIELVRLCTSPKCLKEVSRADQPYSITVFGAARLLGVLGQVLTPKTSQVVLQNLTESFHRLLSIKFWPMQLFAMTALVRFASSIPSRYKNLLPNCVPSSMQKLLQCRLQCSVLGGSCDNKPRRWLHWQVAQELYKLTVPPDKLENKRVFPSSSSFSVSVGSYFISMPTQAGRKAVVIFPPDEESLKDIHCMLAGGDFNEKPHVQTVRHTCTMPNGECKLFLQ, from the coding sequence ATGGTGGTTGCGGAGGAAGGTATTGAGAAACAGCCCGCGCTATCCGCCGTCAACTGCAATCAGCTGCAGCAGAAAGCCGAAGAGCATTCAAAAGATAATTTAGACGCGCAACGAAATCATGACAATTCATTCTGCCAGGACGAAGTGAATGGCGCCACACAAGCAATGATACATCCCGTTACAACGGCATTGTTAAAGCGTTTGGAACGAGATTTTGAACAAGCAGGAAAACGCACAGTCCGTGATTGTTTGCGTTCCAAAATTCTACCTTGTGCACCTGTACAAAGCTTGATCCAGTCGCTTCTCTCGGGATCGGGCAGTAGTGAAAATGGCAGCGAATCTCTCACACAAACTACTAATTTTATCACGGCGCACGACTTACATGATTCTCATGTGGCCATTCTCAACTCCTATCTGCACAGTATCAAAGACGATGCGCTGTACCACGAGAACTCGACCAACAACACGCATGGAAAAACAAGTCTTATGAAGCCTTCTATTTGGTTTATCTCACGATTTGCCACGGTGACGCGGTTTTTGCAATTCTTGTTTGAATTGCTGAAGGTCGGCGTCAACCCGGATCCAAACTTTCTTCCTTTCGATCGTGCACAAGTACAGAAATGGATTTTGGAAGAGCTCAAAGCCTTGCTCGATGTAACTCAGAGTTTGATGGTCAGGGCGGATACCAAAATTCATATCGAGAATGCTTCCTGGGCAGACTGTTACGATTCAGACACGACTCAGCACTGGAACGCCTTTCAGGTGGGAGCATTTGTTTTCGGCTCCGTAACAAGGCTTGACCACTACGCCCGCTCTAGTCCGCCCATGATTTCACCATTATGGAAAGGTCTATGCGACCTTGTCACGGCGGTAAAGTCGTCCTCCAGTGATCCAATTTGTCACTCGTGGTTACCGGCTGGGTTGCTATGCCCTGCGTTATACGCATTGCACAGCTATTTGGAAGAGGGCTTGCGACCATTGTTAGAAGCCATTCAAGCGGCTGTGTTCCATAATGAGATCCCATCTCAGCCGCAATTTCAGCTGCAGCTGCGAATCTTCTCCTTTCTGACAGGACGTGTCTTGACGCTGCTGGAACATTTGCCACTGATCGACCCCCAGGATGATTGGCAATCGGCAGTTATTAGGAACATGTTTGACGTACTGGTAACGCTGAGAGGACTGGAGCCATTTTTGCAGACACAGATGGGTATAGATCTACCTTATCCGGAGCATTTGGTACCTCTCACAGAAAAGGCACGGCGTGGACTGGAGTCTTTGCTTTGGACCCAAGTGGGAAAGGAGAGACAAAATAACTGTAGCAGCAATGCTGGCCGGAGTCTACAGATTTCTACAGTCGAGAGTTCTTTATTTCGCTCGGGTGAAAGTGCATCGGCTCCATCCCTGTGTAACGTCTCTCTTGCATTTGGCCAAATTTTGGTGTACCATGACATTTTAGAAAACGGATTGACAAAAGAGTTTGCGAAGGATCATTTACTCATGTCGGTGCGTGTTTGCCGACAGCTTCTATTCTTTTCCTGGCCTTTGTGTTTTAGCGCCTTTCTTGGTGAAGCATCAAGGTCCCTCCACGATGTAATACTGCGAACTACACGACTCGTATCGCAAACTTTGTGGTGCTGTGAGCGATCCGATTATTTCTGCCGGAATGAGGACACATGTCGAGCCCAATTTTACAGCGTTTTGGTGAAATGGCTGTGTCCAGTCTTCCCCCAGTGTGAAAAAAGTGATACAGCAATGCTCTCAAGAGCAATACAAAATCCATGGACACAAGAAGTTACAGTTACAATCATTGCGCTGCACGCATCAGCGATCGGAGAAAGCATTCCGCCGAGTGACGAATCACTGGTCACGTTGCTAATCAAGGTTCTGTTTGATCTGCGGACTAGAGCGGAATTGAGGGCCAATGTGGCCTCGGTACTGTTCCGATTGTGGGGTACTGATAACATAGGTTTGAAGTTTCAAATGGAAAAGCTCTTGCGGGAGGAATACCAGGCACTGCGCCAAAAATATTGTCAGGcaaagcgaaaacgaaagcgtCGACCGTCCAAATTGGTGTCTTTGCAGCTCATGACAATTGTGACTGGTTTCCTCCAGGAGATTCAATTGCCGATGAGGAGTCCGTCTGAATTTATTGCACGTCTGTCTCCACGAATAAGTTACCAAGCACTCATGGATGCGGTGGTGGTCATTGAAAAGTCGCATCCTTTTTCACCTCGTGAACTTGAACCTCTGGTGCAATCGTGTGTAAAAGCTTGGACACGGATCGAGAAGTCTTCGAGAGGCCGACGCAGACGGTTCGTTGCATTCGTTGCTATAGTAATGAGAATTTTCTACGAAAACGTGGAGGAGACCTGTGGGGGTTCGAGCACGATAGTCCTTGCATTGATTGAGCTTGTCAGACTATGCACAAGTCCAAAATGCTTAAAAGAGGTCTCTCGCGCCGATCAGCCTTATTCAATCACAGTATTTGGTGCTGCTCGGTTACTTGGGGTGCTGGGACAGGTTTTAACTCCAAAAACATCACAAGTTGTCCTGCAAAATTTGACGGAATCGTTTCACCGGCTGTTGTCGATTAAGTTTTGGCCAATGCAATTATTTGCCATGACGGCTTTGGTTCGTTTCGCTTCTAGCATTCCTTCCAGATACAAAAATCTTTTGCCGAATTGCGTCCCGTCTTCAAtgcaaaagcttttgcaaTGTCGCTTACAATGTTCAGTACTTGGTGGTAGTTGTGACAACAAACCAAGACGATGGCTGCATTGGCAAGTCGCTCAAGAACTTTACAAGTTGACAGTTCCCCCAGACAAACTAGAAAACAAGAGAGTTTTCCCGTCCTCTTCCTCATTTTCTGTTTCGGTTGGATCTTATTTCATATCCATGCCAACCCAGGCGGGGCGCAAGGCTGTTGTAATTTTCCCGCCAGACGAGGAGTCCTTGAAGGACATTCACTGCATGCTGGCTGGAGGGGACTTTAACGAGAAGCCACACGTTCAAACCGTCCGCCATACTTGTACTATGCCGAATGGGGAATGCAAACTGTTCCTGCAGTAA